The Echinicola rosea genome has a segment encoding these proteins:
- a CDS encoding GAF domain-containing protein, translating into MAESLFLPKNATKADKYQALLPQIEALTTGEPDQTANLANISAALKEAFDFFWVGFYLVKNDQLVLGPFQGPIACTRIQFGKGVCGAAWKEGKTQLVPDVEAFPGHIACSSASKSEIVLPAFKDEKVSLVLDIDSDQLNDFDETDAHYLGKLMQLIEKFL; encoded by the coding sequence ATGGCTGAATCACTATTCCTTCCTAAAAACGCAACCAAAGCAGATAAATACCAAGCCCTGCTTCCGCAAATAGAAGCCCTCACCACTGGTGAACCTGACCAGACCGCCAATCTTGCCAATATCAGCGCTGCACTCAAAGAGGCCTTTGACTTCTTCTGGGTTGGGTTTTACCTGGTAAAAAACGACCAACTGGTGCTGGGACCGTTCCAGGGACCGATCGCTTGTACCCGAATCCAATTTGGAAAAGGCGTTTGTGGAGCAGCTTGGAAAGAAGGGAAAACGCAGCTGGTTCCGGATGTGGAAGCATTCCCAGGCCATATTGCTTGCAGCTCTGCCTCCAAATCCGAAATCGTCCTTCCCGCCTTCAAAGACGAAAAGGTAAGCCTCGTCCTCGACATTGACAGCGATCAGCTCAACGATTTTGATGAAACCGATGCCCATTACCTTGGAAAGCTTATGCAGTTGATCGAGAAATTTCTATAG
- the ribD gene encoding bifunctional diaminohydroxyphosphoribosylaminopyrimidine deaminase/5-amino-6-(5-phosphoribosylamino)uracil reductase RibD, with product MTLTTDEKYMLRALELAELGRGHVSPNPMVGCVIVHEDTIIGEGYHMKYGGPHAEPNAVNSVKEQKLLKEATVYVTLEPCAHYGKTPPCAILLAEKQVKKVVIAAVDSNPLVGGKGIKILQDTGIEVLTGILERPARRLNKRFFTSIEKKRPYVILKWAQTLDGFIARPNYDSKWISNSYSRQMVHKWRAEEDAIMVGTKTAHFDDPKLNVRDWQGEPPLRIVLDKQLTLDKNLHLFDQSIPTICYNLVKDETVNNLAYVKLKEHFGIEDILSDLHHRKVQSVIIEGGSYLLQKFIQSELWDEARVFTGNKTFKSGISAPKLKQIATEKYDIMGDCLEIFEKNESTSKNTTNG from the coding sequence ATGACCCTGACGACAGACGAAAAATACATGCTGCGTGCACTGGAACTAGCCGAACTGGGCCGAGGACATGTAAGTCCCAATCCCATGGTCGGCTGTGTAATTGTGCATGAAGACACTATCATTGGAGAAGGTTACCACATGAAATATGGCGGTCCCCATGCTGAACCAAACGCCGTGAACAGTGTAAAAGAGCAGAAATTGCTAAAAGAAGCGACCGTTTATGTTACATTGGAGCCGTGTGCGCACTATGGGAAAACCCCGCCTTGTGCCATCCTACTGGCCGAAAAGCAAGTCAAAAAAGTGGTCATTGCGGCGGTGGACAGCAACCCTCTGGTAGGAGGAAAAGGCATTAAAATTCTGCAAGATACGGGCATTGAAGTGCTCACGGGAATTTTGGAAAGGCCTGCCAGACGACTTAACAAACGCTTTTTTACCAGCATTGAAAAAAAACGTCCGTATGTCATTCTTAAATGGGCCCAGACCTTGGACGGGTTTATCGCTCGTCCCAACTATGACAGCAAATGGATCTCCAACAGCTATAGCAGACAAATGGTGCACAAATGGCGAGCAGAGGAAGATGCCATTATGGTGGGCACTAAAACAGCCCACTTTGACGACCCCAAACTCAATGTACGCGATTGGCAAGGCGAGCCGCCCTTAAGAATCGTCCTGGACAAGCAGCTTACCCTCGACAAGAACCTCCACTTGTTTGATCAAAGCATTCCTACAATTTGTTATAACCTGGTCAAAGATGAGACGGTCAATAACCTGGCTTATGTAAAACTAAAAGAACATTTTGGCATAGAGGACATCCTCAGCGATCTCCACCATCGCAAAGTACAAAGTGTGATCATCGAGGGCGGGAGCTATTTGTTACAAAAATTTATCCAAAGTGAACTTTGGGACGAAGCACGGGTGTTTACTGGCAATAAAACCTTCAAAAGCGGAATTTCCGCACCCAAGCTGAAACAAATCGCCACTGAAAAATATGACATCATGGGCGACTGCTTGGAAATTTTCGAGAAAAACGAATCGACTTCTAAAAATACGACCAATGGCTGA
- a CDS encoding DUF4382 domain-containing protein, which produces MHRLKRSFGLFLPILLLTFSCLDDASNQTHALVNIYLVDAPGDWDQVYLDIQRVEVFVESGNSAGTQEWIPLDYLPLSNIVNVSALVNDSRLILGRGELPLGKISKVKLVFGDGQYLVQDNEARSLQFADQEDKAYEHEVNYPLEGGMSYDLIMDIDLSRSVGINPSDENSFLFTPFMRVFEKTNNTKITGEVSPLDAKPYVYAVLGEDTLATLTDSLGNFTFIGLEAGEYQVYIEPRAPYLDSLTTVFTKLDSTSQMEPIILQIPQNPEE; this is translated from the coding sequence TTCAGCTGTTTGGATGATGCTTCCAACCAAACCCACGCTTTGGTCAACATCTACCTGGTGGATGCTCCCGGCGATTGGGACCAGGTGTACTTGGATATCCAACGGGTAGAGGTATTCGTCGAAAGCGGAAACAGTGCAGGCACTCAAGAGTGGATTCCCCTGGATTATCTACCCCTCAGCAATATTGTAAATGTAAGCGCGCTGGTAAATGACTCCAGATTGATCTTGGGCAGGGGAGAACTGCCACTGGGAAAAATCAGCAAGGTCAAACTAGTCTTTGGCGATGGGCAATATCTTGTGCAGGACAACGAAGCACGATCACTCCAGTTTGCAGACCAAGAGGACAAAGCTTATGAGCATGAAGTCAATTACCCTTTGGAAGGCGGAATGTCCTATGATCTGATTATGGACATTGACCTGAGCCGCTCCGTGGGCATCAACCCAAGTGATGAAAACAGCTTCCTTTTTACCCCTTTCATGCGTGTTTTTGAGAAAACGAACAATACCAAAATTACCGGTGAAGTGAGCCCTTTAGATGCCAAACCATACGTATATGCTGTTCTCGGCGAAGACACCTTAGCCACCCTCACCGACAGCTTGGGCAATTTCACTTTTATAGGATTGGAAGCAGGCGAATATCAAGTGTATATTGAACCAAGAGCTCCCTATTTGGACAGCCTGACCACGGTATTCACCAAACTGGACAGCACTTCCCAAATGGAGCCCATCATCCTGCAAATCCCCCAAAACCCCGAAGAATAA